In Leptolyngbya sp. 'hensonii', a genomic segment contains:
- a CDS encoding SDR family oxidoreductase: MLYFIPPTYLAQYQIRVNAVAPAVVETPIYEAFIKPEEIHTTLQGFNSFHPIGRVGKPTDVAGAVTFLLSDQASWVTGATWNVDGGVMAGRNT; encoded by the coding sequence ATCTTATACTTTATCCCTCCGACCTACTTAGCGCAGTATCAAATTCGTGTTAATGCCGTTGCTCCAGCAGTAGTGGAAACACCTATCTATGAGGCTTTTATCAAACCAGAGGAAATTCACACAACGCTACAAGGCTTCAATAGCTTTCATCCAATTGGGCGAGTTGGAAAACCGACTGATGTTGCGGGGGCTGTGACTTTTTTACTTTCTGATCAAGCTTCTTGGGTAACTGGAGCTACATGGAACGTAGATGGTGGAGTTATGGCTGGACGTAACACCTGA
- a CDS encoding helix-turn-helix domain-containing protein: protein MALYWLSLVPAPLRIKLSDEEDRTLAELRLATTVPQRTRDRAHMLRLNAQGWTAPAIAEVFECHEHT from the coding sequence TTGGCCCTCTACTGGTTGTCTCTAGTGCCTGCCCCCTTACGAATCAAACTGAGTGACGAGGAAGACCGCACCCTGGCTGAACTGAGATTAGCCACGACCGTGCCGCAACGAACCCGAGACCGTGCCCATATGCTGCGGCTGAATGCGCAAGGATGGACCGCCCCGGCAATCGCCGAGGTCTTTGAGTGCCATGAACATACGG